The Scomber scombrus chromosome 22, fScoSco1.1, whole genome shotgun sequence genome has a window encoding:
- the glipr1a gene encoding GLIPR1-like protein 1 isoform X1, whose protein sequence is MRIVVEILLWVWIALEYGVNSDSLSEITNRMFIEQCVKAHNEARSSVDPPASDMLYMTWDEGLAITARAWARQCVFKHNIYLKDVRRVHPNFRSVGENIWAGYPPSSFDVRKAIIDKWVGEKQVYKYTANTCSKVCGHYTQAVWASSFKVGCAAQLCPNGVKDTNFATKEGVIFVCNYATAGNVNGGRPYATQGAACSKCEGTCENNLCRSQERDLEKSYNWSPDLDLSEAAPENRGSNYVTVLVARPIALICTFIAAYVVHYFYPDMFCYE, encoded by the exons ATGAGGATTGTAGTGGAGATCTTACTTTGGGTCTGGATTGCCCTAGAATATGGGGTGAATTCTGACTCGCTGTCAGAAATCACAAATCGAATGTTTATTGAACAATGTGTGAAGGCACACAACGAGGCGCGGTCATCTGTCGATCCACCTGCAAGTGACATGCTGTACATG aCATGGGATGAAGGCTTGGCCATTACCGCAAGAGCATGGGCAAGGCAGTGTGTATTTAAACACAACATCTACCTTAAAGATGTCCGTCGTGTGCACCCTAACTTCCGTTCTGTAGGAGAGAACATATGGGCGGGCTACCCGCCATCAAGTTTTGATGTAAGGAAAGCAATAATTGATAAGTGGGTGGGTGAAAAACAAGTCTACAAGTATACAGCAAACACTTGCTCAAAAGTCTGTGGCCACTATACACAG GCTGTATGGGCGAGCAGCTTCAAGGTTGGTTGTGCTGCCCAGCTGTGCCCGAATGGTGTCAAAGATACCAACTTTGCCACTAAAGAGGGCGTCATTTTTGTATGCAACTATGCTACAGC GGGTAATGTGAACGGTGGGCGACCATATGCAACACAAGGGGCAGCCTGTTCTAAGTGTGAAGGCACCTGTGAGAACAATCTCTGCC GTAGCCAAGAACGGGATCTCGAGAAGA GTTACAACTGGTCCCCAGATTTGGACCTCTCTGAAGCTGCTCCGGAAAACCGCGGCTCCAACTACGTGACTGTTCTGGTCGCTCGGCCCATTGCTCTGATCTGCACTTTTATTGCTGCATATGTAGTCCACTACTTTTACCCAGATATGTTCTGCTATGAATAG
- the glipr1a gene encoding GLIPR1-like protein 1 isoform X2, which yields MRIVVEILLWVWIALEYGVNSDSLSEITNRMFIEQCVKAHNEARSSVDPPASDMLYMTWDEGLAITARAWARQCVFKHNIYLKDVRRVHPNFRSVGENIWAGYPPSSFDAVWASSFKVGCAAQLCPNGVKDTNFATKEGVIFVCNYATAGNVNGGRPYATQGAACSKCEGTCENNLCRSQERDLEKSYNWSPDLDLSEAAPENRGSNYVTVLVARPIALICTFIAAYVVHYFYPDMFCYE from the exons ATGAGGATTGTAGTGGAGATCTTACTTTGGGTCTGGATTGCCCTAGAATATGGGGTGAATTCTGACTCGCTGTCAGAAATCACAAATCGAATGTTTATTGAACAATGTGTGAAGGCACACAACGAGGCGCGGTCATCTGTCGATCCACCTGCAAGTGACATGCTGTACATG aCATGGGATGAAGGCTTGGCCATTACCGCAAGAGCATGGGCAAGGCAGTGTGTATTTAAACACAACATCTACCTTAAAGATGTCCGTCGTGTGCACCCTAACTTCCGTTCTGTAGGAGAGAACATATGGGCGGGCTACCCGCCATCAAGTTTTGAT GCTGTATGGGCGAGCAGCTTCAAGGTTGGTTGTGCTGCCCAGCTGTGCCCGAATGGTGTCAAAGATACCAACTTTGCCACTAAAGAGGGCGTCATTTTTGTATGCAACTATGCTACAGC GGGTAATGTGAACGGTGGGCGACCATATGCAACACAAGGGGCAGCCTGTTCTAAGTGTGAAGGCACCTGTGAGAACAATCTCTGCC GTAGCCAAGAACGGGATCTCGAGAAGA GTTACAACTGGTCCCCAGATTTGGACCTCTCTGAAGCTGCTCCGGAAAACCGCGGCTCCAACTACGTGACTGTTCTGGTCGCTCGGCCCATTGCTCTGATCTGCACTTTTATTGCTGCATATGTAGTCCACTACTTTTACCCAGATATGTTCTGCTATGAATAG
- the krr1 gene encoding KRR1 small subunit processome component homolog, protein MASSMTGDGMSEAQTGKKSKKTKNQENDSDLLTVPDGWKEPQFTKDDNPRGLLEESSFATLFPKYREAYLKECWSLVEKALGETNIKVSLDLIEGSMSVCTTKKTFDPYAIMRARDLIKLLARSVPFEQAVRILQDDVACDIIKIGTLVRNRERFVKRRQRLIGPKGSTLKALELLTNCYVMVQGNTVSTLGPFNGLKEVRKVVMDTMKNIHPIYNIKTLMIKRELSKDPDLRVQSWERFLPKFRHKNLNKRKEPKKKSVKKEYTPFPPQQPESQVDKELATGEFFLRESVKKRKRMEEIKVKQVEALTKKQEERNKAFIPPKEKPLMKKTVKAPAEGKLDIEAIKDKVKKAKTKKLGAPPVNPAPPNNSTSNKKKKSKTKNKG, encoded by the exons AGAATGACTCTGATCTCCTGACTGTCCCTGATGGCTGGAAAGAGCCGCAGTTCACCAAAGATGACAACCCCCGTGGTCTGCTGGAGGAGAGCAGCTTTGCCACCCTCTTCCCCAAATACAGAGAAGCCTACCTGAAGGAGTGCTGGTCGCTGGTGGAGAAGGCTTTAGGAGAGACA AACATCAAAGTCTCTCTGGACCTGATAGAGGGCAGCATGAGCGTTTGCACCACGAAGAAAACCTTCGACCCCTACGCCATCATGAGAGCCAGAGACCTCATCAAGCTTCTCGCCAGGAGTGTGCCGTTCGAACAG GCCGTGCGGATATTACAGGACGACGTGGcctgtgacatcatcaagaTCGGGACCCTGGTGAGGAACAGGGAGCGCTTTGTGAAGCGGAGGCAGCGGCTGATCGGCCCCAAAGGCTCCACCCTAAAA GCGTTAGAATTGTTGACCAACTGCTATGTGATGGTGCAGGGGAACACGGTGTCGACCCTGGGGCCCTTCAACGGCCTGAAAGAG GTGCGCAAAGTGGTCATGGACACAATGAAAAACATCCACCCCATCTACAACATAAAG ACTCTGATGATCAAACGGGAGCTTTCCAAAGACCCCGACCTACGGGTGCAGAGCTGGGAGCGCTTCCTGCCCAAGTTCCGCCACAAGAACCTGAACAAGCGCAAGGAGCCCAAGAAGAAGAGCGTGAAGAAGGAGTACACGCCGTTCCCTCCACAGCAGCCAGAGAGCCAG GTTGACAAAGAGCTGGCCACAGGAGAGTTCTTCCTGCGTGAGAGtgtgaaaaagaggaagaggatggaaGAGATCAAG GTGAAACAAGTGGAGGCGCTGACTAAAAAGCAGGAAGAGCGAAACAAAGCGTTCATTCCTCCTAAAGAGAAGCCGTTAATGAAGAAGACCGTTAAAG cTCCCGCTGAAGGTAAACTAGACATCGAAGCCATCAAGGACAAAgttaaaaaagccaaaacaaagAAACTTGGCGCTCCACCAGTGAACCCAGCTCCTCCCAACAACAGCAccagcaacaaaaagaaaaagagcaaaacaaaaaacaaaggcTAA